A stretch of Desulfatiglans sp. DNA encodes these proteins:
- a CDS encoding DUF86 domain-containing protein, which translates to MTIQKVCPFTDFANDRRTIDAVVRRFTIIGEAANMVPEEISHCHPQIPWADMRAM; encoded by the coding sequence ATGACTATACAGAAGGTATGTCCTTTTACTGACTTTGCTAATGACAGGCGGACCATTGATGCGGTAGTTCGTAGATTCACAATAATAGGTGAAGCGGCAAACATGGTACCGGAAGAAATATCTCATTGTCATCCCCAGATTCCGTGGGCTGATATGCGGGCCATGTGA
- a CDS encoding IS110 family transposase, whose protein sequence is MSPTPYFSGDSKRKQGISKAGNRRVRAIIVEISWGG, encoded by the coding sequence ATTAGTCCTACCCCATATTTCAGTGGAGATAGTAAAAGGAAACAAGGAATCAGTAAAGCTGGAAACCGGCGAGTCAGGGCAATAATTGTTGAGATCTCATGGGGTGGTTAA
- a CDS encoding proline--tRNA ligase produces MGNRQKTAITPTREENYPEWYQQVIKAADMAQNSPVRGCMVIKPWGWTIWENIQKHLDRMFKETGHVNAYFPLFIPLSYLQKEADHVEGFAKECAVVTHHRLEAGPDGRLRPAGELEEPLIIRPTSETIIGEMYAKWVQSYRDLPILINQWANVVRWEMRPRIFLRTAEFLWQEGHTAHATAEEARIETMKMLDVYEDFAHNYMAIPALKGEKSEAERFPGAVATYSIEAMMQDRKALQAGTSHFLGQNFAKSSQIKFLSEQGKEEYAWTTSWGVSTRLIGGLIMTHSDDNGLIVPPRLAPLHVVILPVLHKDENRGKVMEYCEALLKAIKAKYYDGEPIRAELDKRDMQGGEKAWSWVKKGVPVTVEIGPKEVESGSVYTGRRDQDRKERKGMDREEFLNRIAETLVDIQKSMLDKAVSYRDENSVKIDSKDDFISFFTPKNTDQPEIHGGFAYAHWCGEKALEEEIAKEYGVSIRNIPFDVSGEEGTCIFTGKKSTQRVLFAKSY; encoded by the coding sequence ATGGGTAACAGACAGAAGACAGCAATAACGCCTACCAGGGAGGAAAACTATCCCGAATGGTATCAGCAGGTAATCAAGGCAGCAGACATGGCGCAGAATTCCCCTGTGCGTGGGTGTATGGTAATAAAGCCCTGGGGGTGGACCATATGGGAGAATATTCAGAAGCACCTTGACAGGATGTTCAAAGAGACAGGCCATGTCAACGCCTATTTCCCGCTCTTTATCCCATTAAGCTATCTCCAAAAGGAGGCAGACCATGTTGAGGGTTTTGCAAAGGAGTGCGCGGTTGTTACCCACCACAGGCTTGAGGCAGGGCCTGACGGTAGACTCAGACCTGCTGGAGAGCTTGAAGAGCCGCTTATCATAAGACCTACATCAGAAACCATAATAGGTGAGATGTATGCAAAATGGGTGCAGTCATACCGTGACCTTCCCATACTCATAAACCAGTGGGCAAACGTGGTAAGGTGGGAGATGAGGCCCAGGATATTTTTGCGAACAGCTGAATTCTTATGGCAGGAGGGGCACACAGCCCATGCAACAGCAGAAGAGGCCAGGATAGAGACCATGAAGATGCTTGATGTGTATGAAGACTTTGCCCATAACTACATGGCCATTCCTGCCTTAAAAGGAGAAAAGAGCGAGGCTGAGAGGTTTCCCGGGGCGGTTGCCACCTACAGCATAGAGGCAATGATGCAGGATAGGAAGGCACTCCAGGCTGGCACTTCCCATTTTCTGGGCCAGAACTTTGCAAAGTCATCCCAGATTAAATTTTTATCCGAACAGGGCAAAGAAGAGTATGCATGGACAACCTCATGGGGCGTATCGACAAGGCTCATAGGCGGGCTTATCATGACCCATAGCGATGATAACGGCCTGATTGTCCCCCCGAGGCTTGCACCTCTTCACGTGGTTATATTGCCTGTCCTGCACAAGGATGAAAACAGGGGGAAGGTAATGGAGTATTGCGAAGCCCTGTTAAAGGCCATTAAGGCAAAATATTATGATGGTGAACCGATCCGTGCAGAGCTGGATAAAAGGGATATGCAGGGAGGCGAAAAGGCATGGTCATGGGTAAAAAAGGGTGTGCCGGTTACAGTTGAAATAGGCCCCAAAGAGGTGGAAAGCGGCAGCGTGTATACAGGTAGAAGGGATCAGGATAGAAAAGAGAGAAAGGGTATGGACAGGGAAGAATTCCTGAACAGGATAGCGGAGACCCTTGTGGATATTCAGAAAAGCATGCTTGATAAGGCGGTGTCTTACCGTGATGAAAACAGTGTAAAGATAGACAGTAAAGACGATTTTATATCCTTTTTTACGCCTAAAAACACTGATCAGCCTGAGATCCACGGCGGATTTGCTTATGCCCACTGGTGCGGCGAAAAGGCCCTTGAGGAGGAGATCGCAAAGGAGTATGGCGTTTCCATAAGGAATATACCCTTTGATGTTTCGGGTGAAGAGGGAACATGTATTTTTACCGGTAAAAAGAGCACGCAGAGGGTATTGTTTGCGAAATCCTATTAG
- the recJ gene encoding single-stranded-DNA-specific exonuclease RecJ, with amino-acid sequence MTEKIWRLLPSSENSQKLSCETGISAVKARLLINRGIINAKEIDSFLSPKLSGLIDPMLLKDMEEGTALIISAIERQVKIAIFGDYDADGLTATAVLVNFFTELGIPVLYYIPDRIEEGYSLNAKAIEMLHGENVRLIITVDCGVSNKKEIEYAKSLGMDVVVTDHHQIPDDFEPLCPVINPNRADSTFSFRSLAGVGVAFFLAVGIRQSIRKKGWFRQASEPDLRHYLDLVALGTIADMVPLTGQNRIIVTAGIEAIRSSRWLGIEAMKKICGLENQQMSAADMAFKLAPRFNAPGRIGDNKAAILSLVTDNYSIALNTARELNSMNSERQKIEGAIVEDIETNIIPSMDIDGKRTLLFSKQGWHKGVLGIVASKILEKYHKPTIVLTVKNGIASGSGRSIDGFNLHESLTTLKHLLKKFGGHYHAAGCTLESHNIETFAQELEELAVKTIKDEDLVPAIIVDDRLMLNQLTIDSVNDIRTLEPFGSGNPEPVFYSGNIEVIDSRVVGENHLKLRVRQGDIIHEVIGFNLAVAHVNIQGSLVNMVYTPEINRWNGSERVQLRLLDIEPANKSTRLRTDILKN; translated from the coding sequence ATGACAGAAAAGATATGGAGATTACTGCCATCTTCTGAAAACAGCCAGAAACTATCCTGTGAAACAGGCATCTCAGCAGTAAAGGCCAGGCTTTTAATAAACCGCGGTATAATCAACGCCAAGGAAATCGACTCATTTCTCTCCCCTAAATTATCTGGGCTTATTGACCCGATGCTTTTAAAGGATATGGAAGAGGGCACAGCCCTCATCATCTCTGCAATAGAAAGGCAGGTTAAAATCGCCATATTCGGGGACTATGATGCTGACGGCCTTACTGCCACCGCGGTGCTGGTAAATTTTTTCACTGAGCTTGGCATCCCAGTGCTCTACTATATCCCTGACCGTATTGAGGAGGGTTACAGCCTTAACGCAAAGGCCATAGAGATGCTTCATGGTGAAAATGTCAGGCTTATTATTACAGTGGATTGCGGTGTATCCAATAAAAAGGAGATAGAATATGCAAAATCACTGGGAATGGATGTAGTGGTAACAGACCACCATCAGATACCTGATGATTTTGAACCTTTGTGCCCAGTGATCAACCCTAACCGGGCCGATTCAACCTTTTCATTCAGGTCACTTGCCGGTGTAGGGGTTGCCTTTTTTCTGGCAGTCGGCATAAGGCAAAGCATAAGGAAAAAGGGGTGGTTCAGGCAGGCATCAGAGCCTGATCTGAGGCACTACCTTGACCTTGTTGCACTTGGGACAATAGCCGATATGGTGCCCCTTACCGGGCAGAACAGGATAATAGTTACAGCAGGGATAGAGGCCATCAGGTCATCAAGATGGCTCGGCATAGAGGCGATGAAAAAGATATGCGGTCTTGAAAACCAGCAAATGTCAGCAGCGGATATGGCATTCAAACTTGCCCCAAGGTTTAACGCGCCCGGACGCATAGGAGATAACAAAGCCGCCATCCTCTCCCTAGTTACAGACAACTACTCTATCGCACTGAATACCGCAAGGGAACTGAACAGCATGAACAGTGAACGTCAGAAGATAGAAGGCGCTATAGTAGAGGACATAGAGACAAACATTATCCCTTCCATGGATATAGACGGAAAAAGGACTCTCCTCTTTTCAAAGCAGGGGTGGCACAAGGGGGTGCTTGGAATCGTGGCATCAAAGATACTTGAAAAGTACCACAAGCCAACGATCGTTTTGACTGTAAAAAATGGCATAGCCTCCGGCTCAGGCAGAAGCATAGACGGCTTCAACCTACATGAGTCTTTGACCACTCTAAAGCATCTTCTTAAAAAATTCGGGGGACACTACCATGCTGCCGGCTGCACCCTTGAGAGCCATAATATTGAAACCTTTGCACAGGAACTTGAAGAGCTTGCTGTAAAAACCATCAAAGATGAAGACCTTGTCCCGGCTATTATTGTTGATGACCGCCTCATGCTAAATCAACTGACAATAGATAGTGTAAATGATATACGCACCCTTGAACCGTTCGGTTCGGGTAACCCTGAACCGGTATTCTATTCGGGTAATATTGAGGTTATTGATTCAAGGGTTGTTGGCGAGAATCACCTCAAGCTCAGGGTAAGACAGGGAGATATAATTCATGAGGTTATAGGCTTCAACCTTGCAGTCGCCCATGTAAATATTCAGGGGAGCTTGGTCAACATGGTCTATACCCCTGAGATAAACAGATGGAACGGTTCTGAAAGGGTACAGCTCAGGCTGCTGGATATTGAACCGGCAAACAAATCAACCAGATTAAGAACAGATATATTAAAAAACTAA
- the kdsB gene encoding 3-deoxy-manno-octulosonate cytidylyltransferase: protein MSIIAFIPSRYSSSRFPGKPLAMIAGKPMIQHACGCALKCPDISDVYVVTDDERIMDCVKGFGGKAVMTGKEHPSGTDRIAEAVEILGLKDDDIVVNIQGDQPLFSSSIISQMVKPLVDDKTIPMGTVMYRITDPNEIDNSNIVKVVTDNNGFAIYFSRCAIPFYREKSANQDYYKHLGFYAYRKGFILEFKRLPVARFENAEKLEPLRAIENGFRIKMVETGYDSIEVDTPDDIKKVEKLLESLKD, encoded by the coding sequence ATGTCTATAATAGCCTTTATACCATCACGGTACAGTTCAAGCAGGTTTCCCGGTAAACCCCTGGCCATGATTGCCGGCAAACCCATGATCCAGCATGCATGCGGCTGTGCCCTTAAATGCCCTGATATCTCTGATGTTTATGTGGTGACAGACGATGAAAGAATAATGGATTGCGTAAAGGGGTTTGGTGGTAAGGCGGTCATGACAGGAAAAGAGCATCCATCCGGCACTGACAGGATCGCCGAGGCTGTGGAGATTCTGGGGCTCAAGGATGATGATATTGTTGTAAACATCCAGGGAGACCAGCCCCTGTTCAGCTCTTCCATAATCTCACAGATGGTAAAACCCCTTGTTGATGATAAAACAATACCAATGGGCACGGTGATGTACAGGATAACCGACCCTAACGAGATCGATAACAGCAATATTGTAAAGGTTGTTACCGATAACAATGGTTTTGCCATATATTTTTCACGCTGTGCAATCCCCTTTTACCGTGAAAAAAGCGCTAATCAGGATTATTACAAACACCTGGGCTTTTATGCCTACAGAAAAGGTTTTATCCTTGAGTTCAAAAGGCTTCCGGTAGCACGGTTTGAAAACGCTGAAAAACTTGAACCTCTCAGGGCCATTGAAAACGGTTTCAGGATAAAGATGGTTGAAACGGGTTATGACTCCATTGAGGTTGATACACCTGACGATATCAAAAAGGTGGAAAAACTTCTTGAAAGTTTAAAAGATTAA
- the queD gene encoding 6-carboxytetrahydropterin synthase QueD: MYELKIITQFGAAHQLRNYNGKCEFLHGHNWKIEVFVKGEKLDDCGMLVDFKILKEHTNEIIEMLDHKFLNEIECFTEINPSSENIAKYIYDELSEKINDNRIRISRVTAWESDNACATYSAQ; the protein is encoded by the coding sequence ATGTATGAACTTAAGATAATTACCCAATTCGGTGCGGCCCACCAGTTGAGGAACTATAATGGCAAATGCGAATTCCTTCACGGGCACAACTGGAAGATAGAGGTGTTTGTGAAGGGTGAAAAGCTTGATGACTGCGGCATGCTTGTCGATTTCAAGATACTGAAAGAGCATACAAATGAAATCATTGAGATGCTTGACCATAAATTTTTAAATGAGATCGAGTGTTTTACAGAGATAAACCCCTCATCAGAGAATATTGCAAAATATATCTATGATGAACTGTCAGAAAAAATAAACGATAATCGGATCAGGATAAGCAGGGTAACTGCCTGGGAATCTGACAATGCATGTGCGACCTATTCCGCACAATAA
- a CDS encoding SdpI family protein: protein MTSTSVMLGASHIFIALVIAMISIPLIRGEMPMNRWYGIRFKKSFESDENWYRINKYGGKQLIIWSAVLALLGIVTIFLPIDQKSILFFPGLLAPLIILVPAVTSYMYARKL from the coding sequence ATGACTTCAACAAGTGTAATGTTAGGAGCATCCCATATTTTTATAGCACTGGTAATAGCCATGATCAGTATCCCGCTGATCAGAGGTGAAATGCCTATGAACAGGTGGTATGGCATCAGGTTTAAAAAATCATTCGAGTCGGATGAAAACTGGTACAGGATAAACAAATACGGCGGCAAGCAGCTTATAATATGGTCAGCAGTTCTTGCTTTGCTGGGGATTGTCACCATCTTTCTACCCATTGACCAAAAAAGTATTTTATTTTTCCCAGGACTACTTGCGCCATTAATAATTCTTGTACCGGCAGTCACGTCTTACATGTATGCGCGTAAACTTTAA